The Arthrobacter sp. PM3 genome contains the following window.
GGCTCGACGTCGAGGAGTCCATGCTGGACGCGTCCCTGGAGGAACCGGAGTCGGTCGGCGGCGGAGAAGGCATCGCCCGGCCCGGCGGGATCTGCCCGCACCTGGAGTCCGCCCCGGATCCGGCCGTGCCGCCGGACCCGTCCTGCGCCGCCTGCGAGCGCGACGGGACGACACCCGTGCACCTGCGCATGTGCGTGGAGTGCGGCAACGTGGCCTGCTGCGATTCCTCGCCCGGAACCCACGCCTATAAGCACTACCGGGCCACCGGCCACCCCGTGATGCGCAGCGTTGAACCGGACGAGGACTGGCGCTGGTGCTACCCGGACGAGCTCCTCGGCTGAACGGCCTGTTCACGGCCGCTTCCCCTCCGTAGGCTGGAAAGGGAGCGGGCCGGAAACAGTCCCGGAGAGGACGGACCAGGCCCCGCCGCCGGACGAGAAGAGGACACCGTGGACAACCAAGACATCCTGGAGCGCATCAAGGCACTCGTGGCGGAGGAACACGAACTCCGGGAAGGCCCGGGACAGCCCGGTGACGCCAAGGCCGGAGCCCCCGACGTTCTCCGCCTCCAACAGCTCGAAGAACAGCTGGACCAGTGCTGGGACCTGCTCCGCCAGCGGCGGGCCAAGAGGGACTACGGCGAGAACCCTGACGAGGCCGAGGTGCGCCCCGTCAGCGAGGTCGAGGGCTACCAAAGCTAGCCGCCGGCCATGACCTGACGGACCGCACTGTCATGCGGATCGCGTTCCTGGGGGACGTCATGCTGGGCCGGCTGGTGAACCACCACCTGGCCACGGCAGCCCCCGCCTACCCTTGG
Protein-coding sequences here:
- a CDS encoding DUF2630 family protein — protein: MDNQDILERIKALVAEEHELREGPGQPGDAKAGAPDVLRLQQLEEQLDQCWDLLRQRRAKRDYGENPDEAEVRPVSEVEGYQS